A section of the Phacochoerus africanus isolate WHEZ1 chromosome 4, ROS_Pafr_v1, whole genome shotgun sequence genome encodes:
- the OOSP1 gene encoding LOW QUALITY PROTEIN: putative oocyte-secreted protein 1 homolog (The sequence of the model RefSeq protein was modified relative to this genomic sequence to represent the inferred CDS: substituted 3 bases at 3 genomic stop codons), with the protein MKSFLGLRALFLLFSMTWICVGDXSAIXVQXSYFWFYAKIKPTVFHNLYMDPDEAFLRDGYPVTCTLLDDHYEFFYYSYDCGIITKTFQNTFLLITKIKYISRNSEDRAEMPLSRVVTKRGGTYSILSEAESGDNETSSEDVEVASEMQPW; encoded by the exons ATGAAGAGTTTCTTGGGATTAAGAGcgctctttctgcttttttctatGACATGGATTTGTGTTGGCGATTAGTCAG CTATATGAGTACAGTGAAGCTACTTTTGGTTCTATGCCAAGATTAAACCCACGGTATTTCACAATTTGTATATGGACCCTGATGAAGCATTTTTAAGAGATGGCTACCCTGTAACCTGCACATTATTGGATGATCACTATGAGTTTTTCTATTATTCTTATGACTGTGGCATCATAACAAAA ACTTTCCAGAATACTTTTCTGCTTATAACTAAAATCAAGTATATCTCAAGAAACTCTGAAGACAGAGCTGAAATGCCACTGTCACGTGTTGTCACAAAGCGAGGAGG tacatattctattttaagTGAAGCTGAAAGTGGAGATAATGAAACTAGTTCTGAAGACGTGGAGGTTGCTTCTGAAATGCAGCCATGGTAA